The Planococcus donghaensis genome contains a region encoding:
- a CDS encoding AIM24 family protein gives MSKYSIHQFVQKTKQDENAREFFELETDRLLEVNLNGLVWAKAGSMISYEGNIKFEREGMLEHGLGKFVKKAFSGEGAQLMKAHGEGKLYVADSGKKITVLDLEGESIYINGNDLLAFQDGLVWDIKLMRRVAGMMAGGLFNIRLEGEGLVAFTSHYEPLTLLVTPDKPIYTDPNATVAWSGSLEPDFVTDIQLKSLFGRGSGESVQMKFSGNGFVVVQPYEEVYQALQK, from the coding sequence ATGTCGAAGTACTCAATTCACCAATTTGTTCAAAAAACAAAACAAGACGAAAATGCACGTGAATTTTTCGAACTCGAAACAGATCGTCTTTTAGAAGTGAATTTGAATGGGCTTGTTTGGGCAAAAGCCGGCTCTATGATTTCTTACGAAGGCAATATTAAATTTGAGCGTGAAGGCATGCTCGAGCATGGACTTGGAAAATTTGTTAAAAAAGCTTTCAGTGGTGAAGGCGCACAATTGATGAAAGCACATGGTGAAGGCAAACTTTATGTTGCTGACAGCGGCAAAAAGATTACTGTGTTGGATCTCGAAGGCGAAAGTATTTACATCAACGGAAATGATCTTCTTGCTTTTCAAGATGGTTTAGTATGGGATATTAAACTCATGCGACGTGTTGCCGGAATGATGGCTGGTGGGCTGTTTAATATTCGATTAGAAGGTGAAGGACTTGTGGCTTTTACCTCTCATTACGAACCGCTCACTTTACTTGTGACGCCTGACAAGCCTATTTACACTGATCCAAATGCAACAGTTGCTTGGTCAGGTAGTTTAGAACCTGATTTTGTGACAGACATTCAATTGAAAAGTTTGTTTGGACGAGGAAGCGGCGAGTCCGTACAGATGAAGTTTTCCGGAAATGGATTTGTTGTGGTGCAGCCTTACGAGGAGGTTTATCAAGCTTTGCAGAAATGA